Within the uncultured Bacteroides sp. genome, the region ATTGGCCATTGTCTATTAAGTATTTTAGGTCGACTACAATATCTTCCCATGCACCAGCTTTAGACAGTTGTCCATCAAAACGCGTTTTTAATTTCATGTTATCTTCTGGTAAAGTCCCTCCACCAAGATACAACGCAAAGCCTTGGTTCAAATTTTCCCTGTAGTGATACACATGTAAATACCTGTTACTTTCAGTAATAGTGACTGCGTCTGTCAAATCAAAATTAAAGAAATCAGGCCACCAAGATTTTCCTTTCATTGATGTAATATGCAACGCCATGTCAGATGTATTTAATCCGGTTTTATCAGGATTAGTTGCAATTTCAGTGTACGAAGGTGCTGCATCTGTTCCATAATTAACATAATGTCCAACGATGTTGGGATCGCTCACTGCCCACGAAATAACGTCCATACGACTGAACAACGACGGCGCTGTATCACCGGTAAACAATTTCGTCTCTGCTGCCGAAGCAAATAGAGAAAAGCAACAAAGTGCTGCTGAAAAGAGGAATAATTTTTTCATAGTAAAATAATTAATGATTAATAATAAAAAATAAAAAAATCATTTATATGCATTAACAATAGCTGACGCCATGTATTCTTATCAGAAAACATCCATAGCAATTATTAGTGCTGACAAAGTACGCAAAACTTCAACTTTAAAACTTTAACTCCTGTATCAAATATCTTAAATATTGTAATATTGACCGGTTTTTAATGCCAAAATCAATAAACATCTATCTTTCTTTTAACTATTTTGTTATCTGTTTTTGCAGTAACAATATATAAGCCGTTTTTCAAATCAAGTGGTTGAACTCCTTGAGCAGAAACCTGATTAAATGTTTTAATCTTTTGTCCCAAAGTATTAAATATAGCAATATTAACCGATTTGTTTGTACTAAAATTAGTATAAAGCACTCCTTCTGAATAATACATGCTACCACTATCCTTACTAATTTCATTTATTGCCGATGATCCTTGATTAATAGGAATAATATATGTTGCAACAGATTCCGGTAAAGCATCGTAACTAAGCGAATTGTCTATAATATTTATAAGTGTAGAAGCATTTTTAATTCCTAAAGATTCTTGAACACGTGTCCGGATCTGCTTTGATTTTCCAAAATTTGAGAACTTTGAAAGATCAAGCTTATATTTTTGAGTATATGTTTGCTGGTTACTGATTACTATAACAAGCTCATTTTGATCGGGACTAATTGCGGTCAGAACATTACCAGCATTATTATCAATGATGGTATAACCAGCTTTTACATATCTGCTATATTGTGAGCGAATATAGAATCCAATTCCTTTTGATAGTGGAGCTAACGGATCAGTCAAACTTCCTGAAATCAAACCCCAGGCATCAACAAGACTATAACCTCCAATTTGCCAATCGTTCCAGGCTGTACATTTTAAATCACGCAAATCAGTGATAATGCGATCAGACATTACCATAATATTATGTTCTGTCGTTCCACCTACCCCAATAGGACCTGATTCAGACTGCCAGAGTTTTTTATTATTATTTTTAGCAAAATTAGCCAATTCACTTCTTCTGTTGCCACCATAAGTATGCACCGAAATAAGAGGTATTTTTTCAAGAATATCTCCAGATGTTTTATAAGCTGAAAAAGAGTTTAAACCATTGTCAAGGTTATTGGCATCATTCGCCGTTATTTGACAATACGACAGCAAACCTTTATCAGAAAGTTTAGTATAAAGCTCACGAATCATTTTAATCTGATCATCATTTGCAAAATAACACCCTTCTTGATTTCCGTTTGCCTTCCACCAACCACCATCCGGTTCATTAAAAGGTTCTATATAATTGAACGTAATTCCTTCACTATCATGATAGTGTTTTACTACTTCTGTTAAATAGTCAGCAAAAGCAGTGTACATATCCGACCGGAGATTGCATAAGTTTCCCTCAACACTTCCGGCAGAACATCCACTTCGGGTCATCCAATAAGGTGGCGAATTTGAGAAACCAATTATTTGAATGTCATTTAAACCAGTTAACGCTATCCGCGATGCAATTAGCTGCTTCAATATTTTTCTCTGATTAGCATCTTGATTCCAATCATAAGGGCTATCAAGCGAAGCTTTATATCCAGGCATAGCACCACCATCAGATCG harbors:
- a CDS encoding glycoside hydrolase, with the protein product MKKIATLLFSIILSFHLFAADTVLLDFETSTVPGSVSSWLNYAGSGLSASTWSIANPHPDEVNSTANCYKVTKKAGDVYWIGLEVNLATPIKISAVNQYLHVFIYKNTGSRIALTYTPSGGSQSADAWQSNSTTGSWIDYVLTIPAGIDLKTFAIKIADDPGDYYFDQIILSDNPASLSRTTVSINPAITNQAIDGWGGSICWWGNIMGGYSDTKIKTLCDWITDPVNGLNMNIFRFNIGGGDDPSHNHMRSDGGAMPGYKASLDSPYDWNQDANQRKILKQLIASRIALTGLNDIQIIGFSNSPPYWMTRSGCSAGSVEGNLCNLRSDMYTAFADYLTEVVKHYHDSEGITFNYIEPFNEPDGGWWKANGNQEGCYFANDDQIKMIRELYTKLSDKGLLSYCQITANDANNLDNGLNSFSAYKTSGDILEKIPLISVHTYGGNRRSELANFAKNNNKKLWQSESGPIGVGGTTEHNIMVMSDRIITDLRDLKCTAWNDWQIGGYSLVDAWGLISGSLTDPLAPLSKGIGFYIRSQYSRYVKAGYTIIDNNAGNVLTAISPDQNELVIVISNQQTYTQKYKLDLSKFSNFGKSKQIRTRVQESLGIKNASTLINIIDNSLSYDALPESVATYIIPINQGSSAINEISKDSGSMYYSEGVLYTNFSTNKSVNIAIFNTLGQKIKTFNQVSAQGVQPLDLKNGLYIVTAKTDNKIVKRKIDVY